In Saprospiraceae bacterium, the sequence GCAGTGTCCAGTACAGTAAGGCCGGTAACACATACTGCAGAAGTCGAAGTAAACAGAGCATTTACATAACTTATAGGCCTGGTCGTCGCTCCGGGGAGCATAAGCAGCAGACTTCCCATCAGAATTAAAAATGCAAAGCTAATAATCAACAAAAACCCTCCATTGACCGCAGATTTCTTTATGGAAAAAAGTCTATTGGAAAATTCTTCGAGAAAAAGAAAAATAAATATAGATTGATAAATCACTGATGACATAGAAGTGTGTTCGGTCACCCTGATAGAAGAGAGAATCGTATGAAAAAAGAGTTCGCTAATTAATGCTAATAACATCAATAACATCAAAAGTGCCTGACTGGCATACCATCTTAATTTTAATGTGCGGGTATTCCAATGCAGATATATCCTCCAGGCCAATAATATAAAAGCAATGACATTGAGTATCGGAAACCACCAACTAAACAAATCATTGCGACCGGAAACATTATACACATGCAGGAGCACCAGCAGGATGGCCAGGATGGCCACAATCAGCAAGCCATCATCGGCATACTTTTTATTAGTAGCTTGACCTGCAGGCATAGGAAATTAAAATGGTTGTTCGTATAGGGCTTTGTGAGCCAATGGTGGTTGTCACGTAAACGTGTTTCTTAAAGTTTGCAAATGTCACGATTTTAATAGATATTTAAGAAATAATTTTCAACAAAGACAGTGACGGATAGCAGCAGATATATACACGGAGTTTCACCAGGTGAACAGATTAGGCTTAGTTTGTTAAATCAACTTACGAACAAATCCTTTATAGAGTTTTTACAATTGCAAGGCCATGAAAATGTGCTGGAGTTAGGATCAGGTTTAGGCCTTTTAAGTGCCGAAGTCGCCAGCCAATTGACTACTGGGTTTGCTACCGGGATAGAACTGTCGAAAGAACAATTGAGCCAAACTCCACAGACTCCTTCCAACCTTGAGTTTATGCTGGGAGATGTACACGATCTGCCATTTGGCGATCAAACATTTGACTTAGTATATGGCCGATATATCCTGGAACATGTCAGTGATCCAATCCAGGTGATCCAACAAGCCAAACGGGTTCTGGTGACTGATGGGCGAATATGTTTTCAAGAAAACAGTACTCTTTGGATGGAGTTTTATCCATCATGTCCTCATTTTACCTATGCCTGGAAGAAATTTGCTCAGTTGCAGAGCAAGTTAGGCGGGGATGCCATGATAGGGATCAAATTGTTTGATCGCGTCAAAAAGTGTGGGTTCAGAGAAATCTCTATCTCACTTTCGCCAGAAATACATAGTGCAGATACTCCATCATTCAGGCCCTGGATCGAAAATCTAATCGGTAACCTGCAAAGTGCTGAGCGCAAATTGGTTGAATCCAATCTCCTCACCCAATCTGAGTATCAAAATGCCATTGAGGAACTCTCAGAATTTGTGGAACATCCCTATGCATCCACTTATTTTGCCTGGAATCGACTAGAAGCCATCAAATAATCTCTTAATCTTGATCTATAGAAAGTTACCAGATATTGATCTCAGGTAAGAGATTGATCCCATATTTATCGAGTATGTCCTTTTGCACCAATTTTGAAAATTGTAAGATTTCATGGCCCGTAGCTCCCCCTCTATTCACTATGACCAGGGCTTGCTTTTCATAGCAGCCAACCTGACCAATCGCCTTACCCTTCCAGCCTGCACGATCTATCAGCCATCCGGCCGGGACTTTAATCTCTTCACCAGATGGATACCCTGGCATGTCCGGATGATTGGCTAAAAGTTCTTCATAATGAGCTTTTCGGATGATTGGATTTTTAAAAAACGAGCCTGCATTGCCTATTTTTTTAGGGTCCGGCAGCTTTTGTTCTCTGACTTCCATGA encodes:
- a CDS encoding methyltransferase domain-containing protein produces the protein MLNQLTNKSFIEFLQLQGHENVLELGSGLGLLSAEVASQLTTGFATGIELSKEQLSQTPQTPSNLEFMLGDVHDLPFGDQTFDLVYGRYILEHVSDPIQVIQQAKRVLVTDGRICFQENSTLWMEFYPSCPHFTYAWKKFAQLQSKLGGDAMIGIKLFDRVKKCGFREISISLSPEIHSADTPSFRPWIENLIGNLQSAERKLVESNLLTQSEYQNAIEELSEFVEHPYASTYFAWNRLEAIK